From a single Lolium rigidum isolate FL_2022 chromosome 7, APGP_CSIRO_Lrig_0.1, whole genome shotgun sequence genomic region:
- the LOC124677913 gene encoding septum-promoting GTP-binding protein 1-like, whose product MTTTTASMNVAPTQLCGGGARGRAGRRRRPAVLRLDLRWARLLRLAVATRVVRLVWDQLLACSSCGGGGGGQYRRLGPPQAGDVLTPVPLDDEGFPAPDADAVDAQDVVGLKVSLLGDCQTGKTSFMVKYVGDGEEQNGLQMTGLNLMDKTLAVRGARLAFNIWDVAGDSQSADHVPIACKDAVAILFMFDLTSRCTLTNVIDWYERARKWNKTAIPILIGTKFDDFAQLPLEMQWTIVNEARAYARAMKATLFFSSATHNINVNKIFKFITAKLFNLPWTVERNLTVGEPIIDF is encoded by the exons ATGACCACGACGACGGCCTCCATGAACGTGGCGCCGACGCAGctatgcggcggcggcgcgcgtggcAGGGCCGGCCGCCGGCGCAGGCCGGCCGTGCTGCGGCTCGACCTGCGGTGGGCGCGCctgctccgcctcgccgtcgccaccaGGGTCGTGCGCCTCGTCTGGGACCAGCTGCTCGCCTGCTCCTCCTGCGGAGGGGGCGGTGGCGGCCAGTACCGCCGCCTCGGCCCGCCGCAGGCCGGGGACGTGCTCACCCCCGTCCCGCTCGACGACGAAGGCTTCCCGGCGCCCGACGCCGACGCGGTGGACGCCCAGGACGTCGTCGGCCTCAAGGTCAGCTTGCTCGGGGATTGCCAGACCGGCAAGACCAGCTTCATG GTTAAGTATGTCGGAGACGGGGAGGAGCAGAACGGGTTGCAGATGACGGGCCTCAATCTCATGGACAAGACGCTGGCGGTTCGGGGCGCTAGGCTCGCCTTCAACATCTGGGATGTTGCAG GAGACAGCCAGTCCGCCGACCACGTCCCGATCGCCTGCAAGGACGCCGTGGCCATCTTGTTCATGTTCGATCTCACCAGCCGGTGCACGCTCACCAA TGTCATAGATTGGTACGAGAGGGCAAGGAAGTGGAATAAG ACGGCTATTCCAATCCTAATCGGAACGAAGTTTGATGACTTCGCTCAGCTTCCTCTTGAGATGCAGTGGACCATCGTTAACGAG GCCCGAGCATACGCAAGAGCGATGAAGGCGACCCTCTTCTTCTCGAGCGCGACGCACAACATCAACGTGAACAAGATCTTCAAGTTCATCACGGCCAAGCTCTTCAACCTTCCCTGGACGGTGGAGCGCAACCTCACCGTCGGCGAGCCTATCATAGACTTCTGA